A single region of the Granulicella aggregans genome encodes:
- a CDS encoding glycoside hydrolase family 35 protein, protein MKERFAGTLVKSGCSAAAVLAILCGTGSSALAQAAIAPSQKTPLMVDGPKFTLRGKPFQILSGEVEYARIPRADWRDRLRKVRALGLNTITIYVFWDLHETKPGVYDFHGQNDVAEFAREAQQEGLYVVLRPGPYVCAEWDLGGYPSWLLKDHAMLLRSSQESYLEPVRRWMKRLGEELAPLQASRGGPIIAVQVENEYGSFDVKEDRGDYLSKVKQIVIDSGFGESLLYTADGGDEEPKGSLPGVFAAVDYGTGDSDHSVAQMKAFRPDAPVYAAEYWDGWFDHWGEKHQLTDAAKQEAEIRSVIEKGYSINLYMIHGGTSFGWMNGANSGDAGYQPDVSSYDYDAPIDEAGRPRPKYFALRKMIAEVTHQTPPPVPDSPPLLTLPGLKLTESRSLWSGLPKSVHSEVPLSMEDLEQAYGYILYRTKIATDSPKNARLHFDALHSYARVYLDGQLAGVVDRRLGQSELKLTAKAGQRLDLLVENSGRINFTTNIRGERAGIVGDVKLNGEVLHGFEIVSLPLNEPPSEGYSTTGCVGPCFYHGEFTVAKAGDTFLNTASLGKGVVWVNGHLLGRYWNVGPMGSLFLPGAWLHEGVNAITVIDLNGGTDIEVRGEDHPTYLDPKPESTAPKA, encoded by the coding sequence ATGAAGGAGCGGTTCGCGGGAACGTTGGTGAAGTCGGGATGCAGCGCTGCGGCGGTGTTGGCGATCCTCTGCGGGACGGGAAGTTCGGCACTCGCGCAAGCCGCGATTGCACCCTCGCAGAAGACTCCGCTCATGGTGGATGGACCGAAGTTCACGCTGCGAGGCAAGCCCTTCCAGATCCTCTCCGGTGAGGTCGAGTACGCACGTATCCCGCGCGCCGATTGGCGCGACCGGCTGCGCAAGGTCCGTGCGCTTGGTCTGAACACCATCACCATCTATGTCTTCTGGGACCTGCATGAGACGAAGCCTGGGGTCTACGACTTCCATGGTCAGAACGATGTCGCGGAGTTCGCGCGCGAGGCGCAGCAGGAGGGGCTTTACGTCGTGCTGCGTCCGGGGCCGTATGTCTGCGCAGAGTGGGACCTGGGAGGCTACCCTTCATGGCTGCTAAAGGACCACGCGATGCTGTTGCGAAGCTCACAGGAGAGTTACCTGGAGCCGGTACGCAGGTGGATGAAGCGTCTCGGAGAAGAGCTTGCTCCCCTACAGGCGAGCCGCGGCGGCCCGATCATCGCGGTTCAGGTTGAAAACGAGTACGGTTCATTCGATGTGAAGGAGGATCGTGGTGACTATCTCAGCAAGGTGAAACAGATCGTCATAGACTCTGGCTTCGGCGAGTCACTTCTCTACACCGCCGACGGTGGCGACGAAGAACCGAAGGGATCGCTTCCCGGGGTCTTTGCCGCGGTCGATTACGGCACCGGCGACTCCGACCACTCGGTCGCGCAGATGAAAGCGTTCCGCCCCGATGCACCTGTATACGCGGCGGAGTACTGGGACGGCTGGTTCGACCACTGGGGCGAGAAGCATCAGCTCACCGACGCGGCGAAGCAGGAGGCGGAGATCCGCTCGGTGATCGAGAAGGGCTATTCGATCAACCTGTACATGATCCATGGCGGCACGAGCTTTGGCTGGATGAATGGCGCGAACTCCGGCGACGCGGGATATCAGCCTGATGTGTCGAGCTATGACTACGACGCTCCCATCGACGAAGCCGGAAGGCCGAGGCCGAAGTACTTTGCATTACGCAAGATGATCGCGGAGGTGACGCACCAGACGCCGCCTCCGGTGCCTGACTCACCCCCATTGCTCACGCTGCCTGGGTTGAAGTTGACCGAGTCGCGTTCGTTATGGTCAGGGCTGCCGAAAAGCGTGCACTCGGAAGTGCCGTTGTCGATGGAGGACCTAGAACAGGCATATGGCTACATCCTCTATCGGACGAAGATCGCGACCGATAGTCCGAAGAATGCCAGGCTGCACTTCGATGCGTTGCACAGTTACGCGCGGGTTTATCTCGACGGTCAACTCGCAGGCGTGGTCGACCGCAGGCTCGGCCAGTCGGAGTTGAAGCTGACGGCAAAGGCAGGACAGCGGCTCGACCTGCTGGTCGAGAACTCCGGTCGCATCAACTTCACGACGAACATTCGGGGAGAACGGGCGGGGATAGTAGGCGATGTGAAGCTGAACGGCGAGGTGCTGCATGGTTTCGAGATCGTCTCACTGCCGCTGAATGAACCACCGTCGGAGGGCTACTCTACGACGGGCTGTGTGGGGCCATGCTTCTATCACGGCGAATTCACTGTAGCGAAGGCGGGCGATACGTTTCTGAACACGGCATCTTTAGGCAAAGGCGTCGTCTGGGTCAACGGGCACCTGCTTGGTCGCTACTGGAACGTTGGACCGATGGGCAGCCTGTTCCTCCCAGGCGCTTGGCTGCATGAGGGCGTGAACGCGATCACGGTGATCGACCTGAACGGTGGCACAGACATCGAGGTACGGGGAGAGGACCATCCCACGTACCTCGATCCGAAGCCGGAGTCGACCGCGCCTAAGGCTTGA
- a CDS encoding alpha-L-fucosidase — MPESCSFSRQSISILAKSAFWISVALFSLRSSSAQVAPKQSDKRTNVLNATANLLTPDQIDRSWVLATKQFATQRQRILGKTDEVIAAGPFRDDWESLSAQTVPDWYRDAKFGIFIHWGVFSVPASGSEWYSRNMYLPSEKDFAHHVATFGPQTKFGYKDFIPQFRMEHFDPAAWASLFERAGARYVVPVAEHHDGFPLYNSDLTEWSAAKMGPHRDLYGDLAVAIRARGIKLGASSHRAEHDWFFDGGRKIDSDVNDPKYASLYGPAQIRNLESDDDAALSKDFTYVSRAFREDWLARTSEIVEKYHPDLLYFDWWVGQPSFRETERRFAAFYYDYAAQHHQTIVMNYKFDNMHEGAGVLDVERGQLPGTRTLPWQTDTSLSNESWGYIDGDTYKQPTPLIHELVDVVSKNGNLLLNIGPRADGTIPEAAQQTLLEIGSWLSVNGEAIYGSRPWTKFGEGPTEIATGSMQDKVEKPFTAEDYRFTTNKGFVYAIELGWSTSGESVIHSFASPAVAIGDVSLLGYGQKLEWHQEGDGLHIKLPASPVGDHAYTFRVALKP; from the coding sequence TTGCCAGAATCCTGCTCGTTTAGCCGCCAATCAATCAGCATTCTCGCTAAATCCGCCTTTTGGATAAGTGTTGCTCTGTTTTCGCTGCGCTCAAGCTCTGCTCAGGTTGCCCCCAAACAATCCGATAAACGGACAAATGTCCTAAATGCGACTGCAAATCTGCTCACTCCAGACCAAATTGATCGTTCCTGGGTACTGGCGACGAAACAGTTCGCCACGCAGCGTCAGCGCATTCTCGGGAAGACAGACGAGGTAATCGCCGCTGGCCCGTTCCGCGACGACTGGGAGAGCCTGAGCGCTCAGACGGTTCCCGACTGGTATCGCGATGCCAAGTTTGGCATCTTCATCCACTGGGGCGTCTTTTCAGTTCCAGCGTCAGGCTCCGAGTGGTACTCGCGCAATATGTACCTTCCGTCGGAGAAGGACTTCGCCCATCATGTAGCCACCTTTGGTCCGCAGACCAAGTTCGGCTACAAGGACTTCATTCCGCAGTTCCGCATGGAACACTTCGACCCGGCAGCTTGGGCGTCTCTGTTTGAGCGTGCTGGTGCGCGCTACGTCGTTCCTGTCGCGGAACACCACGACGGCTTCCCTCTCTACAACTCCGATCTGACGGAGTGGAGCGCCGCCAAAATGGGACCGCATCGCGACCTCTACGGCGATCTCGCGGTCGCTATCCGAGCCAGGGGCATAAAGCTCGGCGCGTCGTCGCATCGCGCGGAGCACGACTGGTTCTTCGACGGAGGCCGCAAGATCGACTCGGACGTAAACGATCCGAAGTACGCCTCGCTCTACGGTCCGGCGCAGATTCGCAATCTTGAAAGCGACGACGATGCAGCGCTGAGCAAGGACTTCACCTACGTCTCCCGTGCCTTCCGAGAGGACTGGCTCGCGCGGACGTCAGAGATCGTCGAAAAGTATCACCCTGACCTGCTCTACTTCGACTGGTGGGTCGGCCAGCCGTCCTTTCGCGAGACCGAGCGCCGCTTCGCCGCCTTCTACTACGACTACGCCGCGCAGCATCATCAGACCATCGTGATGAACTACAAGTTCGACAATATGCACGAAGGCGCGGGCGTCCTCGATGTAGAGCGCGGTCAACTTCCCGGCACTCGCACGTTGCCTTGGCAGACGGACACCTCGCTCAGCAACGAGAGCTGGGGTTATATCGACGGCGACACGTACAAGCAGCCAACCCCACTGATCCATGAACTGGTCGATGTGGTCAGCAAGAACGGTAATCTGCTGTTGAACATCGGGCCGCGTGCCGACGGCACCATCCCGGAGGCGGCACAGCAGACGCTGCTCGAGATAGGTAGTTGGCTTAGTGTCAACGGCGAAGCGATCTACGGCAGCCGCCCGTGGACGAAGTTCGGCGAAGGCCCAACAGAGATCGCGACCGGCTCCATGCAGGACAAGGTCGAGAAGCCCTTCACCGCCGAGGACTATCGCTTCACCACGAACAAGGGCTTCGTCTATGCGATCGAGCTCGGCTGGTCAACGAGTGGCGAGAGCGTCATCCACTCCTTCGCGTCTCCAGCCGTGGCCATAGGCGACGTGTCACTGCTCGGCTATGGCCAGAAGCTGGAATGGCATCAGGAAGGTGATGGCCTGCACATCAAGCTTCCGGCCTCACCGGTCGGAGATCACGCGTACACCTTCCGAGTCGCGCTCAAGCCTTAG
- a CDS encoding glycosyl hydrolase family 18 protein, producing MKTRFQLSLAASIGAAVLFSSLAAHAQKTEFWMGNGVAAVNSFMAHKDKIDIISPTWYQIDETGLVTGEPNETVLKAAKASHMTIIPLFAIFDHVKIHQLINDQKAQDEMNKAFLRECKEHGYDGINYDVEDVMWTDRDALSAMVKKTADVLHAEHLQIQIDVVPNAPGHAGETAFGKWIFEEWRGGYDLKALAESVDTICLMTYDQHTHWTTPGPVGGWIWTKENLDYALKVVPPQKLSLGIAIYGYRWYTGDPGLGKAEKKPNETSDFISGPEIEMLRERFHGVPQWDEVDHTPWFYYYRDQMREWIFWTDKHAFKDRYELAGSDKVFSICSWDLGDEDASIWDAIPARR from the coding sequence ATGAAGACACGATTCCAACTATCGCTGGCGGCGAGCATCGGCGCGGCAGTTTTGTTCAGTTCACTGGCTGCACACGCTCAGAAGACGGAGTTCTGGATGGGCAACGGCGTGGCCGCTGTGAACTCGTTCATGGCGCACAAAGACAAGATCGATATCATCTCGCCAACCTGGTACCAGATCGACGAGACTGGCCTTGTTACAGGCGAGCCGAATGAAACTGTTCTGAAGGCGGCAAAGGCCTCGCACATGACGATCATCCCGCTGTTCGCGATCTTCGATCATGTGAAGATCCATCAGTTGATCAACGATCAGAAGGCGCAGGACGAGATGAACAAGGCCTTCCTTCGAGAGTGCAAGGAGCACGGCTACGACGGCATCAACTACGACGTCGAAGACGTGATGTGGACGGATCGCGACGCTCTCTCCGCGATGGTGAAGAAGACCGCCGATGTGCTGCATGCAGAGCACCTGCAGATTCAGATTGACGTCGTTCCCAACGCTCCGGGACACGCGGGCGAGACGGCCTTCGGCAAGTGGATCTTCGAGGAGTGGCGCGGCGGCTACGACCTGAAGGCATTGGCCGAATCGGTTGACACCATCTGCCTGATGACCTATGACCAACACACACACTGGACGACGCCCGGACCGGTTGGCGGATGGATCTGGACGAAGGAAAACCTCGACTACGCGCTGAAGGTCGTTCCTCCGCAGAAGCTGTCGCTGGGCATCGCCATCTATGGCTATCGCTGGTACACGGGCGACCCTGGTCTCGGCAAGGCTGAGAAGAAGCCGAATGAGACCTCCGACTTTATCTCCGGCCCGGAGATCGAGATGCTTCGCGAGCGCTTCCATGGAGTTCCGCAATGGGATGAAGTCGACCACACACCCTGGTTCTACTACTACCGCGACCAGATGCGGGAGTGGATCTTCTGGACCGACAAGCACGCCTTCAAGGATCGCTATGAGTTGGCTGGAAGCGATAAGGTGTTCAGCATCTGCTCCTGGGATCTGGGCGATGAAGATGCATCGATCTGGGATGCCATCCCCGCTCGCCGATAG
- a CDS encoding TonB-dependent receptor, with amino-acid sequence MTKTYQKLLRIAMIALCVCLSMCGSSFAQTITGSITGVVTDATGAVVPGAKVTATNVDTGVSTSDVTNGAGIYSIRFLQIGKYKVQTEAAGFSKQSYGPFSLEIDQVAKVNVTLSAGAASTTVDVGASEQPILNTENATLGETFTENTINNIPLNGRDFSQLTVFTPGAVSTDYGAFGGSSSTERDQGGSTIANINGNRAQSNNYILDGQEINENLNNTVGYTPSPDSLDQIRVISSNANAEFGNVNGGEVLMVTKSGTNQFHGSVFGFLESAKLDANSWANGNNTPVLPVNPFTQTIFGGTIGGPILKDKLFFFADYEGFRTHTGGSSAVSVAPAAYRGQTATANCAVGQADFSNLGYQLYNTQVAGGAVPYANNCVPITNPVALYLFSHPNVYPLPNATGQDATGILNNYQGLSGNFARNDQGDVKIDYHFRDKDVISGRYSQGIGQDGTTKEPIPIQFPSASNFPDHLFVTDWTRTVNSAIVNSARVSYARIRYNSGVTTDPSGVFGLTGNAVVGIPSQAQQTAGFSQQSFSGTEVSNFGTNPTPEIFIDNVFQYGDNLTWQKGKHLLKFGAELTRYQQNSFYPGNDGELGTFSYDGQFSAGLAANSSQNGFADFVSNYADDATVGQVVGRTGQRQYRNAYFAQDDWKFTPTLTFNIGLRYEYDQPIYEVNNKMVNLNLDTATVEYAGSIPSGNTFPNATVCSNRACYSDSKANFMPRLGFAWQPRSKAVLRGGYGITTYLEGTGANLRLTQNPPFHNDFETKALIPSDTGGVYSEGTPVLTSNGFPTNTPPVTTFYAWKKNLQSAIIQEFSLTGEYEVTPTSSLQVGYVGEIGRHLVDPAYANQLTAPGATAPYAGIVGQQGVVKVTASDSSLSYNALQAIFRQRLKAGLEFTANYTYSKALTDDIGYYGAADISQQYYQQNYYNIHGDWGPAGDDVRHAFSATGTYALPFGHGKQFGANSNFFVDEILGGWKVSGSSVAYTGFPVTISSTPEYSALVFAYTGAARPDQVNPIKITGRSINHWFGTDQSITDTCGSGLNDGVCAFATQSQTNFGNVKTGSLRAPGFFNVDGALQKSFTTFHEQHLDFRSDFFNAFNIASYGNPDNGINDGTNFGRITSTRSTERHIQFELKYAF; translated from the coding sequence ATGACGAAGACTTATCAGAAGCTCCTCCGCATCGCGATGATCGCACTATGCGTCTGTCTGAGCATGTGCGGCTCAAGCTTTGCACAGACCATCACCGGCTCCATTACAGGGGTTGTGACCGACGCAACCGGAGCGGTTGTTCCGGGAGCCAAGGTAACGGCGACGAACGTCGACACGGGCGTAAGTACGAGCGATGTGACCAACGGTGCCGGAATCTACAGCATCCGGTTCCTGCAGATCGGTAAGTACAAGGTGCAAACCGAGGCGGCGGGCTTTTCCAAGCAGAGCTATGGGCCGTTCTCGCTTGAGATCGACCAGGTGGCCAAAGTGAACGTCACGCTCAGCGCCGGAGCCGCCTCCACCACGGTCGACGTCGGAGCCTCCGAGCAGCCGATCCTGAACACGGAGAACGCGACGCTCGGCGAGACCTTCACCGAGAACACGATCAATAACATTCCTCTGAACGGTCGCGACTTCTCGCAGCTCACTGTCTTCACCCCCGGCGCGGTTTCGACCGACTATGGCGCTTTCGGCGGATCGAGTTCGACAGAGCGCGATCAAGGTGGCAGCACGATCGCGAACATCAACGGCAATCGTGCTCAGTCCAACAACTACATCCTGGATGGCCAGGAGATCAACGAGAACCTGAACAACACCGTCGGCTACACGCCCAGCCCGGACTCGCTTGACCAGATCCGCGTCATCTCGTCGAACGCAAACGCCGAGTTCGGAAACGTGAACGGCGGCGAAGTGCTCATGGTGACCAAGAGCGGAACGAACCAGTTCCATGGCAGCGTCTTCGGCTTCCTCGAGAGCGCCAAGCTGGATGCAAACAGCTGGGCGAATGGGAACAATACTCCGGTTCTTCCGGTCAATCCGTTCACGCAGACCATCTTCGGGGGCACCATTGGCGGTCCGATCCTGAAGGACAAGCTCTTCTTCTTCGCCGACTATGAAGGATTTCGGACACACACCGGCGGTTCCTCGGCGGTGAGCGTTGCTCCAGCCGCCTACCGAGGCCAGACAGCAACTGCCAACTGCGCTGTAGGCCAGGCCGACTTCTCCAACCTTGGTTACCAGCTCTATAACACGCAGGTTGCCGGCGGTGCCGTTCCCTACGCAAACAACTGCGTGCCGATCACCAACCCAGTGGCACTCTACCTATTCTCGCATCCGAACGTCTACCCCCTTCCCAACGCCACAGGGCAGGACGCTACCGGCATTTTGAACAACTATCAGGGCCTGAGCGGGAATTTTGCCCGCAATGACCAGGGCGATGTGAAGATCGACTACCACTTCCGCGACAAGGACGTGATCTCGGGACGTTACTCGCAGGGCATCGGCCAGGACGGAACGACCAAGGAACCAATTCCAATTCAGTTTCCTTCAGCTTCGAACTTCCCCGACCACCTCTTCGTGACGGACTGGACGCGGACTGTTAACTCAGCGATTGTCAACTCGGCGCGTGTATCGTACGCGCGTATCCGCTACAACAGCGGCGTGACCACGGACCCAAGCGGTGTCTTTGGGCTCACCGGAAACGCAGTTGTCGGCATTCCAAGCCAGGCGCAGCAGACGGCGGGCTTCAGCCAGCAGTCCTTCTCCGGAACGGAAGTCAGCAACTTCGGCACAAACCCGACTCCGGAGATCTTCATCGACAACGTCTTCCAGTACGGCGACAATCTGACCTGGCAGAAGGGCAAGCACCTTCTGAAGTTCGGTGCCGAACTGACGCGGTACCAGCAGAACAGCTTCTACCCTGGCAACGACGGCGAACTCGGCACGTTCAGCTACGACGGTCAGTTTTCAGCTGGCCTTGCGGCCAACTCTAGCCAGAACGGCTTCGCTGACTTTGTCAGCAACTATGCGGACGACGCGACCGTGGGCCAAGTGGTCGGTCGTACCGGCCAGCGCCAGTACCGTAATGCTTACTTCGCCCAGGACGACTGGAAGTTCACTCCTACGCTGACCTTCAACATCGGTCTCCGATATGAGTATGACCAGCCAATCTACGAAGTGAACAACAAGATGGTGAACCTCAACCTCGACACGGCAACCGTCGAGTATGCGGGCAGCATTCCTTCGGGCAATACGTTCCCGAATGCTACCGTCTGCTCCAACCGCGCATGCTACAGCGACAGCAAGGCGAACTTCATGCCCCGTCTCGGCTTCGCCTGGCAGCCGCGCTCAAAGGCAGTGCTTCGCGGCGGCTATGGCATCACAACCTATCTAGAAGGCACGGGCGCAAACCTTCGCCTTACCCAGAATCCGCCGTTCCACAACGACTTCGAGACCAAGGCCCTGATTCCGTCAGACACCGGCGGAGTCTACTCCGAAGGAACTCCGGTGCTGACCAGCAATGGGTTCCCGACCAACACGCCTCCGGTCACAACTTTTTACGCCTGGAAGAAGAACCTCCAGTCGGCGATCATCCAGGAGTTCTCACTCACTGGCGAGTATGAAGTTACACCCACTTCATCCCTGCAAGTCGGGTATGTGGGCGAGATCGGGAGGCACTTGGTCGATCCCGCCTATGCCAACCAACTCACCGCGCCTGGCGCAACCGCACCGTATGCGGGAATCGTCGGACAACAGGGTGTTGTCAAGGTGACCGCCTCAGACTCGTCCCTTAGCTATAACGCGCTTCAGGCAATCTTCCGCCAACGTCTGAAAGCAGGGCTCGAGTTCACCGCGAACTACACCTACTCGAAGGCGCTTACCGACGACATCGGCTATTACGGCGCTGCGGACATTTCACAGCAGTACTACCAGCAGAACTACTACAACATTCACGGCGATTGGGGTCCGGCCGGCGATGACGTTCGTCATGCGTTCAGTGCTACAGGGACTTACGCGCTTCCCTTCGGACACGGCAAGCAGTTCGGAGCCAACTCGAACTTCTTTGTCGACGAGATTCTTGGCGGTTGGAAGGTGAGTGGATCGAGCGTTGCTTACACGGGATTCCCGGTTACCATTTCTTCGACTCCTGAGTACTCGGCCCTTGTGTTTGCGTACACCGGCGCGGCGCGTCCGGATCAAGTCAACCCAATCAAGATCACAGGACGTTCCATCAACCATTGGTTCGGCACCGATCAGTCGATCACGGACACCTGTGGTTCGGGCTTGAATGACGGAGTGTGCGCCTTTGCCACGCAGTCGCAGACCAACTTCGGCAACGTAAAGACAGGATCACTTCGTGCTCCTGGCTTCTTCAACGTAGACGGCGCGCTGCAGAAGAGCTTTACGACATTCCACGAACAGCATTTGGACTTCCGGAGCGACTTCTTTAACGCGTTCAACATCGCCAGCTACGGCAACCCGGACAACGGAATCAACGATGGCACCAACTTCGGCCGGATCACCAGCACCCGGTCGACCGAACGCCACATCCAGTTCGAACTGAAGTACGCGTTCTAA
- a CDS encoding GDSL-type esterase/lipase family protein yields the protein MANHSDTQLLLIGDSITNNYDKSTLPDENFQPTWKTFYEPRKALNLGFSGDTTANVLWRLDHGEVAGLHPKVVLLLIGTNNTGFKSESAEQTEVGIDAVIADLEQRLPETKILLLGILPSDISESKTETDRAVNHYLANSYSENPRVTYLDIGSIFYRKGSLDASIFYDPRLPQHGKPLHPDTNGQHMMAEAIEPTLAKLMGDSPRMPLDAMTEINTALIPVPKLEQDSYDWYARHHSELKAKQQINPKVVMIGDSITHFWGGLPNANHVNGPTAWQHLFGADAGNVLNLGFGWDRTQNVLWRLRQGEFDGLTPQAIVLMIGTNNLTRSSNARANTPQEIVAGIEAIREELHKRSPSSRLIVMAILPRGRSATDPLRASVTATNQLMAAHFRNDASVIYLDIGEKFLDTDGTLPVSMMSDGVHPTDAGYGIWADALADTFRKLGITP from the coding sequence GTGGCAAACCATTCCGATACGCAGCTACTGCTGATCGGCGACTCGATCACGAACAACTACGACAAGTCGACGCTTCCTGATGAAAACTTTCAACCAACGTGGAAGACCTTTTACGAGCCACGCAAGGCGCTGAACCTCGGCTTCAGCGGAGACACCACGGCCAACGTATTGTGGCGGCTCGATCATGGCGAGGTTGCCGGCCTCCACCCGAAGGTGGTGCTGCTGCTTATCGGGACCAACAACACCGGCTTCAAGTCCGAGAGCGCGGAACAGACAGAAGTAGGCATCGATGCGGTAATTGCGGATCTCGAGCAGCGCCTGCCGGAGACGAAGATTCTGCTGCTTGGTATTCTGCCCAGCGATATCTCAGAGTCCAAGACGGAAACTGATCGAGCGGTCAATCATTATCTCGCCAATAGCTATAGCGAGAATCCGAGAGTGACTTATCTCGATATAGGCTCGATCTTCTATCGAAAGGGCAGCCTCGACGCATCGATCTTTTATGATCCGCGTCTGCCGCAGCATGGCAAGCCGCTTCATCCCGATACCAATGGGCAGCACATGATGGCGGAGGCCATCGAGCCCACGCTGGCGAAGCTGATGGGAGACTCTCCCCGGATGCCGCTCGACGCGATGACCGAGATCAACACGGCATTGATCCCTGTTCCGAAGCTTGAGCAGGACTCCTACGACTGGTATGCGCGGCATCATTCGGAGCTCAAAGCGAAGCAGCAGATAAACCCGAAGGTGGTGATGATCGGTGATTCCATCACCCACTTCTGGGGAGGCTTGCCGAATGCAAACCACGTCAACGGGCCTACAGCCTGGCAGCATTTATTCGGAGCGGATGCAGGTAACGTGCTCAACCTTGGCTTTGGTTGGGACAGGACACAGAATGTCCTCTGGCGACTGCGGCAGGGGGAGTTCGACGGCCTTACGCCGCAAGCCATCGTCCTTATGATCGGCACGAACAACCTGACGCGGAGCAGCAACGCTCGCGCCAATACGCCGCAGGAGATCGTGGCCGGAATAGAAGCGATCCGCGAGGAGCTTCACAAGAGATCGCCGAGCAGCCGTTTGATCGTCATGGCGATCCTTCCGCGTGGACGTAGTGCGACGGACCCGCTGCGCGCCAGCGTCACCGCGACGAACCAGCTAATGGCGGCGCACTTCAGAAACGACGCCTCGGTCATCTACCTCGACATTGGAGAGAAGTTTCTCGACACTGACGGGACGCTGCCCGTGTCGATGATGTCAGACGGCGTGCACCCGACCGATGCAGGCTACGGGATCTGGGCCGATGCTCTGGCGGACACATTCCGCAAGCTGGGCATTACGCCTTAG